TAGAACATCTAAAGCACCCACCGGTAACGGCAGCAACGCCACCAGTGAGCAGTGGGGCAAACACGAAGGAGGAGATCCTGCCCCAGCTCGAGAAGCAACTGGAGGAAGAAGCACAAGCCTCGGCGTCGATAACCTCGTCGGATGAGGATGATGCCGCTGGGGATGATGTGGATGAcgtaagtatttttgaaatgggACCGTTTTCGACTAAGCAGAGATTATGAATATGGCAAGTTTGCAGGATTCTCGAGTAAGAGTTAGTCTGGACAAAAGAACAATACCACAATAATCagtacacaaaatttcatattacaaaaaatattgaattcactaaaaagaagattttcaaccaattctgaaagtttcatgaagatatttcataaataaactgagttagagacgattattaaactcaaaattttgccatgggTAAAGcggactgatttttttaaaatgaaaaacataaacatatttttatctttttttaaataaagtttttgaaaattggccttCGTCACGCACACGGGACGCcaacattttgagccgatttggtcaacgcagtgttgagatatcgtggcacccgttttttgaaactactAACTTCAAATAGTTATATCTCAGCAATGATTCAACCAAATGTTTCCAAATGTATTCTGTTAACAgataaaaatgaatatttcgataccctgaaaacagatttagaaaaaagttaaaatgtaTCCCCATACCAACCTctaacatttttgccgatttacatgtatgtaactcctTAAGGGTTTTTACTATCAAATAATTATACGTTTTATAAAAAGAATTGTCAAGATACTCAAAGGCCCCACTCTAGGACATGTTCGTTGAGCGActcgtaaaaaataaaatcctttTTCCGCTAATAACTGTACCTCCTCATCTTCATGCATGCCAGTCTGATGACGATGATGGTGACGATGATGCCGACGCTGACGAAAATGATGACAGTAATGATTACGCCGAAAAGTTGGCCAAAGCATCGGAAAGCATGTTGTTGAAAACTTTGGCCGAGTATCACCATAAGCAGCAGGAACAGGACCAGACAACGACCGACGACAACAGCAAGCTAATGAAGGTAACTCGTGTCGAACGAACTGTGCTTAACTGTATAACTGAGCACTCAAAATAATCCACACGTTGATGCTACCTAAAAAATCACGTAACTCCGATTTTCCCCTCGCAAGGCTCGTTTTACGTGAcacacgtaaaaataatgtgaaagtgtactggcaaaaaaatgttttcacgtTGATGTTACGTGAAAAACCTTatagtatttttccactaggttTTTTCATGTAGCCtttatgtgttttgaaatgtaacttCAACGAGACTCGAGTGCGCCATTCGGCCGAGATTTCTACGTGattattttagtatgaaaattgaCGGCGTACAGCAAAGACCTGCTGCCGGACTTGCGCtcgcaacatttttcaaagagtGCAGCAGACGGTTAGTAAAAATGGGTTTAAATAGTTTTATtagaattaatgttttttttttttgcaaatctctaGAAGCTTCATCTTCTTTCCTGGTGGCCTTTGTAATTCTGGTCGATGCGATCATTAGCGGTGACCTCAAGAATCCCTCGAAGGCAATTCCAGGCGCAATCCCGGTCATCATCCTGGCGTCGATTTCATCCGACGGAATGGCAAGCAAGGCCAGTGCTAACGTGGTGCTTGACGCCACCGGAAATGTTTCTGAAATGGCCATGGAGCTTTGCCGAGTGTGCCCGGAAAAGTGCAAGTACGCCAGGTGCTTTGCGGCCACCCTCTCGTCTAGCAAGTCATAACTTCGAAACGGGTTCCCCCGCggccgggaaacgggaaattgtGACCGAACTTCTTCGTGGTCGGCTACAAGCGAGACTGGGAAGAGGACGAACCGACAACGACGGGACCACTTGTAGGCCAGAATTAACACCAGAGCGAAATTGACTAGCCAGACCAGCTATCTTTTAAGCCACTGACCACGCCGGAATGATCACCCGTGACCAACTTCGTATCGTCAAGCGGAAACCAAATCGAAtcgtgaaattgttttttttttatgaatgcaATTAAAGAATTATGCAAATAAACATTGAGATGATTtgaaaactgcatttttttcttcttttttcaaacaccaacaaaaaaaaaaaagctgaaattaaATCTCATTCGTACTACAAAATTCCTATAACAATTACTAAAACGTTCATGTAGAGTTTACCAGCTGATTCATTTAGCATTTACGTGTTAAGCACGTAGAAACGACGTGAAATGATCTGGTCAAGTAAATTCCGTTTCTACTGGGCCGCCCcgtagaagttacgtgaaaactttagtggaaaaataccacatagcttttcacgtaacttaaacgtgaatatttttttgagtgaggGAAACTCCGAGAAAATGGGGGTGGGAGTTGTTGTGCAGGATTGTTATTTTAATGGGAAAGTAATTGTCTCGTTTTAGAGCATCCAATGAGTATTTGTGACATAGCtcaatttttatgaactttttggattcaatttaggccgttgcaaatatttttcagagtTTAGTTTATGTTGATGGTTCTGACTTCAGGGCCcacaaagtgaaaatttaaatggCAAAATTAACGATATTTAAAATGCTTCTATAaacaacacgaaaaaaacactgtttgCATTCCGaatcaatattttaatgtttatctTTAACAAATATGGctccaattgggtactaaagccctttgccaatttttatgtacaacggtaaaaaacacgattaaaaaccatttctggacactttttttcattttaatgcaaaaaaaaaaaattgacaagacaacattttttcgatggaccaactatggttcccttggaacgagctgtcaagtaggaacttttctgtcaagaaggaccgcgaggataatttttttaaattgatttaaaaatccattttgaactctttgtggtcgtacaaagggtcattgtactcagaaaaataagctttatcgctgtgaacaataatatcagcaatctaagcttcattttaggacccaattggccgACCTGGTATGATTTTTTTCGGAGCCCTATATATTTTTCTCTGTTTAATTTTGATCGCGTTGTATAATTCATTACAACcaagttcatttaaaaaaacttataataCTGCAAATGCATCATTTAAGCATTAATTTGGATCGACTTTCCAAATTTTCACGACAAATGAGTACACTGCAAAAAATACACACATTCGATTCAAGTCGGTTCGCCGTATAACATTTCATTTGCTAATAAAGTGTGACATAAAATTGAAAGGCTTCTCACGTGACTTTGAAATTAgttacacttgaaaaaaaaaaaaagaaaatttgggtTAAATGAACAAATAAATAGACAATTTAAGCATTCATTAAGTCAACCACTTGTATTTTGAGCACACTGTACATAGGAATACTTGGAAAACTAAATTggctgattatttttaattacggAACTACaattattaaaactttttttttacgcaAAACAGTTACTTCCCGGGGCAGCTCGTCTTACCTTTGGCCAGCACTATGGTTCCGACAGTACCACCACTCCAACGATTCCAAAAAGTTCCGTCACTACCACAACCACGACCACTACCGCTTCTTCCCAGCCCGAGGAGGTACCGAACAATGAACTTGAGTTTGGAAGTGAATCTGCAACCCAAAGCGCCCAACGCCGTGGAGATGTAAGGCCACCATGTCTACAGTGAGGATCTGTTTgccaaatattgttttattttgcagAATGCCGAAGCCTTACTGCGTCACAGCGGTGGCCAGTATTCCGCCTTCGATATGGCACAGTACGTCTTCTGGACCGGGGATGAGGCCGGAGTCGCAAGGGCCGTCGAGGAATTGATCCAGAAGGGATTGGTATGGGGGGAGTGAAATGATTCGTTGCGTAGCTTGTTGATTAACCACTAGTTTATTTTTAGATGACCCGTGAAAATGCTATCAAATTTCTACGAGACATTCGCCTCGGGATAGACTACCTGCAGAACACCTACTCGAATCGCCCGTTTAAATCTGCACGTCACGTTAAAAATGAAGATGGCAGCACTGTCGGTAGTCCAGCTGAGGAGATCACAACGACAACGACCGTTGCGCCGCCAACCGAGGCCGTGATGACCAACGTTGAGACCACACAGCAGGTGACTTTGGCGCCCGAGATTCTGAAGGTCATTGAAAGGTTGCCAAGCTTGCTGAAGCTGAACGAACTTAGCGAACAAACGGGTAATGACTAGAAATaaagtttgttgaaaaattttgatttgaaatgttttaaaatatttagaatcCACCCAAGACTATGATGACGTGGTGGGACGGCTCCGGTTAGCGGATTTCCTGTACGCCGAATACTCTCTCGAAGAGGTTATCTACCAGCTGGCTAAGGTAATGTTTGTCCAGTCTTTGACTCAAGGTTCCGAGCCGGCTCAACATGCGCTGCAGAAGCTGACCGAGTTCCTGGAGTCCGAAGGTGTCCACGGACGTATTTCACCGACGCTACAGAAGAAGATTCTTGGTAAGATAAAAAATGATCGTTTGATGAAGTGAAGAGCTGGAGTGTTGATTTGTGAATTTTAGATGTTCTATTGGCCGCTCTCGCGGATACTTTGGCTGAGAATCCTGAACTGATGAAGGCAGCACGATCTGCGCTGGGGAAACACATGGAGAAGGCAAGATCAGCTCAATACATTTACCAAGCAAATATCGAAAActttattttcattatatttcaGATTCCACAACGGTATACTCAGAATCAGCATTAAGTTAGGTAAAATGGAGCACATttaaaatgatcgggatttggTTACCATAAGAGGAAAGGAATGCTGTTTCATGAACTGTTAAACTTTGCAGGTATTATTAGatttgtaataaaaatattgtaactTAAATCACATAATACTCACAACTTTGAGCAACATCCAAGAGGTGATTCGTCCAGCATAATATCCATGGATCTAATACTAGTAACTGACTTAGAAGATACACAAAACAATCTTAAAACATCATTTTcagctgaaaaaaattgcatcctAAAAGCAGCAAACGAAAAGTAATGTTTTGTCTGCTGGGAAAAGAAAAGATGAAGAACAAAATGCAGCGCCAATCAACAAGTACACTCTAAGTACTTCAGTGCTTTGGAAACTCTTTacaaattttgcgaaaaaaataatattgacaaGGGAAACGAAACGAAAGAAAAGTGTATCTTATAGTTAGCGAAGAGGAATAAAAGAAAGGAACAGGGAAACAATAATAACAATACATGATTTGTTTGTAATAAGAAGAATCAGATAAGATAAATTTTAGGCAAGTTTACTGGACACACACTTTGTGTGACTCTTAACTACTCTAGTTTACTACGAaaaataacaatgttctacTTAGCAGCACTATACTAAACCTTACTCTCTAACGAAAATGCTAGCAGTAAAAGGTCCTACAAACAGCTGTGAATTTCCATactatttagtttttaaatgttCTCAAGTAAATCAAAACTAACCAAAGTCCCAAGTTCTACTAAATCAATAACAATAACACACATCTTTAGCTGCAAACGAGACTAGTGGGAAGTATTTACATTTATACAATATTATATCAAAAGAAAAACACAGTATAGAAATGTTATATCTTTAATCTTAACGAATAAATCATTCTATCTAATGAGCGCTGTCTCAATAAAactgaaccattttttttgaaatcctgtgtgaaaattaccctttttttcttttatttgtagAACCACGgattgtgtttttatttattatttaacatTCCAACACGCAAGCCCCATGCAAAGTCAGAACGGTAACTTGAACTCGCTGCATCTCGGCCATAACTCAACCGAACGAGACGATTCTGTTTTCCAGAGATTTGTAAGGATGTCTAATCGAGTTACAACTAATCTGACAAATGAAATCACGGATttcgagcgatttttttttttacacgctcaaaacaaagtttggacgatgttttcggtcgcaggaATTACAGATTGGATCAAATCGAgatctaaaaaaaactagaatcaTTTAGACATccctacaattttttgaaaaaaagaatcgtctcgaATGGTAGAGTTAAAGATCCGGCTTTTttaggcttgggcgtccgtttAAGTTTGACATGCGTTGAGTGTTTCTGTGTTAGAATGAAATAGGCGCAAAATTAAAGATTCCAGAACATACATAAAAATTGTCAATTgtgacaaattttacaattttgacatacATGTcccgcctgtgtggatcaatcggaccgcgcactggactcacaatccagaggtcgccggttcgaatcccgcggcgggcgcacTACCATTCTTTGTGTGAATAtgggagcaactctctacgaaatcggccgatttcgaccatttttattttttgtatttttttatttggctcaaactttgtgggggccttccctatgaccaaataagctattttgcgtcattggttcacccatacaagtctccatacaaatttggctgctgtccatacaaaaatggtatgtaaatattcaaacagctgtaacttttgagtgaatttctggtgtcttcggcaaagtttaggtattgttgaggacttctgagaaaaaaataggtacacgcaaaaaaaaatttgcagatttttttatcaaattttttttcactaaaactcaatttcccaaaatacgtattttttgattttcgagattttttgatatgttttaggggacaaaaatccgcaacttttgagccatagagaaacatggtcaaaaaatctgccgccaagttatgattttttgaaaaaatagtgatttttggaaaaaaaatcgaagtttcatgcaaaaacaagtttgacatcattttttaatgcaaaattgaatttgcaatcgaaaagtactttacagattttttgataaagggctccgttttcaagatatagccaccgaaagtttgattttagcgaaatatttgcagtttttcaatttttaaaaatagtgaccatgagtgaccatttctaaaaatattttttttgaaatgttcagaaaatttgctataaaattgtctaagagacattgaagataagacctcgggttgctgagatagagccgctttaagaaaaagaaacacgaaaatttaagttttctaagtctcacccaaacagcccatcaatttctaatgacgatatctcagcaattaatggtccgattttcaatgttaatacatgaaacagtcgtgaaattttccgttttttttttggaaaaaatattttgattatttttaaatcaagactaacattttaaatgggcgtaatattcaatatttggcccttttaaaatgttagtcttgatttaaaaattttcaaatttttttttcaaaaagatcaaaaaaaaaatttctgaactttaaaaaaaaaaatatttttagaaatggtcactaatggtcactatttttaaaaattgaaaaactgcaaatatttcgctaaaatcaaacttttggtggctatatcttgaaaacggagccctttatcaaaaaatctgtaaagtacttttcgattgcaaattcaattttgcattaaaaaataatgtcaaacttgtttttgcataaaacttcgattttttccaaaaatcactattttttcaaaaattcataactcggcggcagattttttgaccatgtttctctatggctcaaaagttgcggatttttgtcccctaaaacatatcaaaaaatctcgaaaatcaaaaattacgtattttgggaaattgagttttagtgaaaaaaagttgataaaaaaatctgcaattttttttccgtgtacctatttttttctcaaaagtcctcaacaatacctacaactttgccgaagacaccaaattgatcagaaaattcactcaaaagttacaactgtttgaatatttacataacatttttgtatggacagctgccgaaattgtatggagacttgtatgggtgaaccaatgacacaaaatagcatatttggtaatagggaaggcccccaaagtttgagccaaatcaaaaaatacaaataaaatccatttccggttttggtacagAATTGCTCATGGGTATCCTGCGCCGTCGCTCTGTGCCATACTCTCATACACTGAGGAGCCCAGgctggcgaagtccttgtagataaaaggaagacactggtggttggtactagcaattgTGGCAAACAGCTATGAAGTTAACTTCGTTTTAGAACATACAGAAAATGTGTCAACACTTATTTActttatgat
This is a stretch of genomic DNA from Culex pipiens pallens isolate TS chromosome 1, TS_CPP_V2, whole genome shotgun sequence. It encodes these proteins:
- the LOC120426424 gene encoding uncharacterized protein LOC120426424 isoform X1, with translation MTRSWNTIIVLVIFFSSSLVSNNAAPASKPTEAITSTGNGDPQPELTGVDEEVLELEHLKHPPVTAATPPVSSGANTKEEILPQLEKQLEEEAQASASITSSDEDDAAGDDVDDSDDDDGDDDADADENDDSNDYAEKLAKASESMLLKTLAEYHHKQQEQDQTTTDDNSKLMKLLPGAARLTFGQHYGSDSTTTPTIPKSSVTTTTTTTTASSQPEEVPNNELEFGSESATQSAQRRGDNAEALLRHSGGQYSAFDMAQYVFWTGDEAGVARAVEELIQKGLMTRENAIKFLRDIRLGIDYLQNTYSNRPFKSARHVKNEDGSTVGSPAEEITTTTTVAPPTEAVMTNVETTQQVTLAPEILKVIERLPSLLKLNELSEQTESTQDYDDVVGRLRLADFLYAEYSLEEVIYQLAKVMFVQSLTQGSEPAQHALQKLTEFLESEGVHGRISPTLQKKILDVLLAALADTLAENPELMKAARSALGKHMEKIPQRYTQNQH
- the LOC120426424 gene encoding uncharacterized protein LOC120426424 isoform X2; translation: MTRSWNTIIVLVIFFSSSLVSNNAAPASKPTEAITSTGNGDPQPELTGVDEEVLELEHLKHPPVTAATPPVSSGANTKEEILPQLEKQLEEEAQASASITSSDEDDAAGDDVDDLLPGAARLTFGQHYGSDSTTTPTIPKSSVTTTTTTTTASSQPEEVPNNELEFGSESATQSAQRRGDNAEALLRHSGGQYSAFDMAQYVFWTGDEAGVARAVEELIQKGLMTRENAIKFLRDIRLGIDYLQNTYSNRPFKSARHVKNEDGSTVGSPAEEITTTTTVAPPTEAVMTNVETTQQVTLAPEILKVIERLPSLLKLNELSEQTESTQDYDDVVGRLRLADFLYAEYSLEEVIYQLAKVMFVQSLTQGSEPAQHALQKLTEFLESEGVHGRISPTLQKKILDVLLAALADTLAENPELMKAARSALGKHMEKIPQRYTQNQH